The Callospermophilus lateralis isolate mCalLat2 chromosome 3, mCalLat2.hap1, whole genome shotgun sequence genome has a segment encoding these proteins:
- the Or6s1 gene encoding olfactory receptor 6S1, whose amino-acid sequence MAPGGNQTSGMTEFVLAGFPNLNSTRVELFSVFLLVYLLTLTGNVLIVGVVGADTRLQTPMYFFLGNLSCLEILITSVIIPKMLSNFLSRQHTISFAACITQFYFYFFLGASEFLLLAVMSVDRYLAICHPLRYPVLMSGSVCFRMALACWIGGLLPVLGPTVAVALLPFCKQGAVVQHFFCDSGPLLHLACTNTKKLEETDFVLASLVIVSSLMITAASYSHIIFAVLRIPSASGRQKAFSTCTSHLMVVTLFYGSAIFLYVRPSQSGSVDTNWAVTVITTFVTPLLNPFIYALRNERVKEALKDMFRKVVADFLRNLLLTENLNQKAVR is encoded by the coding sequence ATGGCACCAGGTGGGAACCAGACCAGTGGTATGACAGAGTTTGTCCTTGCAGGCTTCCCAAATCTCAACAGTACAAGAGTGGAACTGTTTTCTGTGTTTCTTCTTGTCTATCTGCTGACTCTGACAGGCAATGTATTGATTGTGGGGGTGGTAGGTGCTGATACTCGTCTACAGACCCCTATGTACTTCTTTTTGGGTAACCTGTCTTGCCTGGAGATTCTGATCACTTCTGTCATCATTCCTAAAATGCTGAGTAATTTCCTCTCAAGGCAACACACTATTTCCTTCGCTGCATGTATTACTCAATTTTATTTCTACTTCTTTCTTGGGGCCTCTGAATTCCTGCTATTGGCTGTCATGTCTGTGGATCGCTACCTGGCCATCTGCCATCCTCTGCGCTACCCCGTGCTCATGAGTGGGTCTGTGTGCTTTCGCATGGCATTGGCTTGCTGGATTGGTGGACTCCTCCCTGTGCTTGGTCCTACAGTAGCAGTGGCCTTGCTTCCTTTCTGTAAACAGGGTGCCGTGGTACAGCACTTCTTTTGTGACAGTGGTCCACTGCTCCACTTGGCATGCACCAACACCAAGAAGCTGGAGGAGACTGACTTTGTCCTGGCCTCTCTTGTCATTGTATCGTCATTGATGATCACCGCTGCGTCCTATAGCCACATCATCTTTGCTGTCCTACGTATTCCTTCTGCTTCAGGTCGTCAGAAGGCCTTCTCCACCTGCACCTCCCATTTGATGGTAGTGACCCTCTTCTATGGGAGTGCCATTTTTCTCTATGTGCGACCATCACAGAGTGGCTCTGTGGACACTAACTGGGCAGTGACAGTGATAACAACATTTGTGACACCTCTGctgaatccattcatctatgcctTACGCAATGAGCGAGTGAAGGAAGCTTTGAAGGACATGTTCAGGAAGGTGGTAGCTGACTTTTTAAGAAATCTTTTACTTACTGAGAACTTGAATCAGAAAGCAGTAAGGTGA